In bacterium, the DNA window TTTTCAATTTATCAACAGCTCTTTTCCACAGCCCAGCACGGCGGAGTGGCAACGGGAGGACTATTCGCCTTGCAATTGTCCGCCGGGATGCGTATACTGAAAACAAAAGGAGATTCCAGGATGGCCGAACCCCTCTATTACTACCGTCGCGGCAGCGGCCAAAAAGAAGAAGAGATCATCCTCGGTGAACCCCTGATGCGTTGGGCCTACCACTCTCGTCCAGGCAAGATGCTAGGTGCTCTGCTTTTTCATCGGCCCTGGCTAAGCCGGCTGACGGGATGGCTGGCCGATACCCGCTGGTCGCGGCGGCAGATCGCCCGGGTAATCCGCGATCTTCGGATCGATACCGCCGAGTTTGCCGAGCCGCCGGAGACCTACCCCACCTTCAATGCCTTTTTCAGCCGCCGACTCAAACCCGATGCGCGCCCCTTCGCCGCCGATCCTCTCGCCCTCGCCTCGCCCGCGGACGGCCGGGTCCTGGTCTATCCCGCGCTGCAGGCGGAAACCCTCCTGCCGGTTAAGGGCCGATCCTTCACCGTCGATGCCCTGCTCGGCAGTAATGCGTCCCCCTTCCACAGCGGCAGCCTGGCGATCGTACGCCTCTGTCCGGCCGATTATCACCGTTTTCATTTTCCCTGCGACGGCCGCATTCTCGAGCAGAAGCGTATCCCAGGCCGTTTCCACTCGGTCAATCCCCTGATCTTGGCCCTCGGCATCGACGTCTTTGGTGAGAACCAGCGCGAAGTGGCCTTGCTGGAGAATGACCGGCTGGGACGGTTCGCTTTCATCGAGGTTGGGGCCTTCGGTGTCGGCCGCATCGTTCAGACCCATGCGGATCCGAGGTTCCGCAAGGGGGAAGAGAAGGGCTATTTCGAATACGGCGGCTCGACAATCGTGCTGGTCTTCCAGCCGGGCCGGATCGAGTTCGCCGCGGATCTGCTCGAGCATAGCCATGCAGGCTATGAGACCTTTCTCAAAGCGGGAGAGGAACTGGGGCGTGCGGCGCAATGAGGGTTTTAGGCCGCACCGGTGGTCTCCGGCTCGTGTCTATCGCGACTTGATGCCGCTCCGCAGCATCTCGAGGGCCTTGTCGAGGCGCGCTTGCCGTGTCTCGGGCTTTCGGGCCTCGGTGATCCAGTTGACGTACTCTTTCTGGTGGGTGTAAGAGAGGCTCTTGAAAAAGGCCGCAGCCGCAGGCTCGTCCGCCAGACGCCGGGCAAGGTCCTCCGGTACCGTAACCACGCGCGGGGAGAGGTCCTGCTCCAGTATGACATGTACGCTGTCGCCCGGTCCCTTGCCAATCGCCGCTCGCGCCGCCCTGGTCAGCCCGATGAAGTGACAGGGCTGGCCCATCCGCGCCAGGGAGCCGCGATAGAGATACCCATCAAAGGTGACCTGAACCTTCACCTGGCCGCGCGTGCCGAACTCCTGTTCCACATCCCAGGGAAATTCAATCCATCCGATGTCCTTCGTTTCATCGCCGCGGATCACGGCATCAAATTCATATTTTTTCGCCATAACGTCCTTCCGTTTCGGTTCCCACCCCCATAAACCGCAAAAGCGTAGAAATAATTCTTGCAATTCGCGGGGAAATAGAATACTTTTTACCACTGCGCTGTTTTATGACGAAACAGCCAACTTGTGCCCCGCAGGTGGGTAGCGCATTGTGCAAGGAGACGGGATGTACGACGCCATACTATTCGATCTGGATGGAACCCTGCTGGAACTGGACAATGATCTCTTCGTCAAGTCCTATTTCGGCGCCATGGCGCCCAAGCTCGCTCCCTGGTACCCCAAGGGGGAGTTCATGCCCATCATCCTGGCCGCAACGGAGGCGATGATGCAGTCCCGCGGCGACCGGGGGCTGCTCTGCGATGTCTTCCGTGAGGTCTACGATCGCCGCAGTCCGGTACCCTTCGCGACGCTCGAGCCGGTCTATGCGGACTTTTACCGCAATGAATTCGAAGCCGTACGGGTGCTCTCCCGACCGCTCCCGCTGGCACGCGACGTTCTGAAACAGGCTGTCGCCATTACCCCTCGCATCGCCCTCGCGACCATACCGATCTTTCCGCGCATCGCCATCGACGCACGGCTGGCGTGGGGCAACCTGGCCGACTTTCCCTTCAGCCTGATCACCAGCTTTGAGAACATGCACACCAGCAAGCCCAATCCCACTTACTATCTCGAAATCGCCCACCACCTCGGCGTGGCTCCGGGCGCCTGTCTTATGGTGGGCAACGATTACCGTGACGACATGTCCGCTAGCGCCGTAGGCATGGAAACCTTTCTCGTCCTGGATGGCGCCCTTAACGCCCACCTCGCTCATCAACATCCCCCCACCTATACCGGCAGCCTGGCCGAATTGCACGAATTCTTGCAACAACTCCGCACCAGTTGAATCCTTTTGCATTGCTCTGCATCCAATTCCTCGGAAGGACGCAAGTGCGCTCTTCCGGTATGGACCTTTTACCTGTAAAGGAGCATTCATGGCTACCACCCCTCTCACCATTGAAAATTTCCAGAGCACCATCGAGAATAACCCCATCGTCCTTATTGATTTTTGGGCTGGCTGGTGCGGCCCTTGTAAGATGTTCGCTCCAACTTATGAAGCGGTTTCCGCAAAGCACAGCGACATCGTTTTCGCCAAGGTGGACACCGAGGCGCAAGGAGATCTCGCTTCCCTCTTTGGCATTCAATCGATTCCGACGCTTGCCATCTTCCGCGACGGCATCCTTCTCTATCGCGAGGCCGGTGCTGTGCCCGAGGCAATGCTCGAGGAACTCATCGGCCAGGTGCGCAAGCTCGATATGGATAAAGTGCGCGCCGACATCGCAAAACAGGAGCAGGAACAGGCCCACGAGCATGACTGCGCCAGCTGCGCAGGCTGCGGCCACTCCCACTGATCCCCGGATTTCGTACGAGGGCGGGTCTCCCCGCCCTTTTTTTTTGCCCCGCCCTCACTCCGCTCATAGCATGATTTTTGCAACATTTTTAGACCGATCCAGCCCCAAAAGAATCATCCCGAATTTTTCATATCCAGCAGCGACAGTGAGGCAGCCATGAGAAAAATGCTACTATCTATCTGTATCTTAATATCTTATAACCAGGCCCACCCTGCCGCCACTTTGCGGCTCCTCAGTGACACCGTGCCCCTCTACGAGTTCGCCACCCTCTCCTGTGACGCCGGGAGGGACATCGCCAATCCCTTTATAAGCATAACGTTATCCGCTACCTTCATCTCCCCCGATGGCCGTTCCTTCACCGCCGAGGGCTTTTACAACGGCGGCCGCGACTGGCTGTTGCGCTTCATGCCCGACCGGACCGGGACCTGGAGCTTCTCGTGGTCCTTTGGCAGCGACATGGGCAGCGGGAGTCTCAACTGTGTATCAAAGCGAAACAACCATCTCCATGGACACATCCGCGTGGACGGGCACAAGCTCCGCTTCGACGACGGCACCGCCCTGCACTGGATCGGCGGCAAGTACATCGATTTCGACGATCCCTATTACTTGACAGCTGAGCACAAGAGCGTCCCTGAACGCTACGAACCCGCCCGCTACCTGCCTTTGGTCCACACCTACCTGCAAAACATCGCCGCCAAGGGGCTGAACGGCATCGTCCTCAAGTCGCGTGTCCTACCCCTCAACGACGAGGGGCAATCCATGGATCTCGGCTTTCTCGCCAACTTCGACCAGATCATGCAATGGTGCATGGATCTGGGCATCAACGTTCAGCTCAATTTATTCGACACCTGGGGCAAGCTCAAACCCGGCATCGCCATCGCCGGCAATCCGGACCCCCTCAACTTGATGCTGGAACCGCATTATCCCGGTACTTATGTGGAGGAGACCCGGTTCTTCATCCGCTACATGATCGCCCGTTATGCAGCGTATCCCAACACCCTGTGGGAGCTCTGGAATGAAGCGGAACGCCAGAAGGTTTCCGCCGCGGAAGCCTCCGCCCTCTATGCCGGCTACTTCAGCCAGTATGATCCCTATAGGCTCCCCATCAGCGCCTCCGAGATCCAGACCGCTGCTTATCCGCTCCAAATCACCTCGTTCCACGCTGGATTCAAGTGCGATCCCGCCGAGTGGAACTGGACCCATGAACGGACGGCCACCCCCTCTCTTTACAAGAAGTGGGTCAACTATGACGCTTACGGCTACCGTTACGGTCGCCCGATTCTCTGGAACGAGCTCTATCCCTTTGACGGCGTGGATGATGGCGGAGGCTATGCCACCAATTCGGCCGCTCATGACTGGTTCCGCGCCACCTTCTGGGGCAATTTCACCGCCGGCTGCGTCGGCACCAGCGAGTTCTGCTGGGCTCCGATCGACCAGGTGCCCAACAAGGTGACCGACTACCATAGTTACTTCGCCAAATTCCTGAGCTACCTCAAGGATTTCAACGCCCTCGAACCAGCCGACAGCGAGGTCGAGTGCAGCGCGGGCACGGCGACCCTATGCCGGAAGAAGGGCAAGGAGTATGTGATCTACCACTTCACCAAGAACCGGGGCAGTCAGACCACGATCAATGTCAAACTGCCGGCCGGAACCTATTACCATCAGTTTTATGATCCCAAAACCGGCGAAACCGTGAGCATCCGCGGCATGATCACCCGCGGCAGTGAAGGCTGGCAATCCTTTTACACGCCCTCCTTCAATCAGGATATCGTCCTTTATCTGATCGAAAGCAGCTATTACGGCGTCGTGACCCCTGTCGAACTGACGCATTTCTCCGCCGCGCGGAAGGAGGGCGTCATCGAACTGAGCTGGCGCACGACCTCTGAAAGCAGCAATTACGGCTTTGAGATCGAACGCGCCGACGCCGCGGAAGGGCCCTTCACCCTGGTCGGTTTCGTTGCCGGCAATGGCACCACGGCCGTCGCCCATGACTACAGCTGGCGTGATCCTGACGCCGGCCGCAGCCCTCTCTATTACCGTCTCATCCAGATCGATGCCGATGGAACCCGCCATGCTTCACCCGTGGTGACGGTGGCGGCCGCGGCGGTGACCGCACCCCGCGCCAGGCTCTACCCCAATCCCGGCCGCGGCGCGGTACATCTGCGCTTCCATATCGATCATCCGGATCAGATGCGCCTGACCATCTTCAATACCCTGCAGCAGATCGTCTGGCAGAGCCCTTGGCAGGATGGCACACCGGGAGAACATGAAATCCTCTGGAATGGCCGTACGCCCGCTGGCGTGCCAGCCGCATCCGGACTCTATTTTTATCGTCTGGAGATGCGCAATCCGGCACCGGAAAACGGAAAAATTGTTGGACGTTTCGTCTATACACCGTAAATTTGGAAAAGGGCTAATCCAACCAATGACGAGGTGTATCCATGAACCGACCGGACTGGAGTGCAACCGAGGCGTACGCCTATCCTCTGTTGATCAAGAACCTGCTCTTCGCCCCCGCTTGCTATAATCCCGACCAGGAGATCGTCTACAAGGGCGAGAAACGGTTCACCTACGCGCAATTCCGAGAACGGGTGCGCCGTTTGGCCGGAGCTCTGATTAAAATGGGGATCAAGCCGGGAGATACTGTCGCAGTGATGGACTGGGACAGCCACCGCTACCTCGAGTGTTTTTATGCGGTGCCGATGATCGGCGCTGTCCTTCATACCATCAACATCCGCCTCTCTCCTGAGCAAATGGTCTTCACCATCAGCCATGCGGAGGATACCGCTCTCCTCATCAACGCCGAGTTCCTGCCCCTGCTCGATCACAT includes these proteins:
- the asd gene encoding archaetidylserine decarboxylase (Phosphatidylserine decarboxylase is synthesized as a single chain precursor. Generation of the pyruvoyl active site from a Ser is coupled to cleavage of a Gly-Ser bond between the larger (beta) and smaller (alpha chains). It is an integral membrane protein.), with protein sequence MAEPLYYYRRGSGQKEEEIILGEPLMRWAYHSRPGKMLGALLFHRPWLSRLTGWLADTRWSRRQIARVIRDLRIDTAEFAEPPETYPTFNAFFSRRLKPDARPFAADPLALASPADGRVLVYPALQAETLLPVKGRSFTVDALLGSNASPFHSGSLAIVRLCPADYHRFHFPCDGRILEQKRIPGRFHSVNPLILALGIDVFGENQREVALLENDRLGRFAFIEVGAFGVGRIVQTHADPRFRKGEEKGYFEYGGSTIVLVFQPGRIEFAADLLEHSHAGYETFLKAGEELGRAAQ
- a CDS encoding YdeI/OmpD-associated family protein, with amino-acid sequence MAKKYEFDAVIRGDETKDIGWIEFPWDVEQEFGTRGQVKVQVTFDGYLYRGSLARMGQPCHFIGLTRAARAAIGKGPGDSVHVILEQDLSPRVVTVPEDLARRLADEPAAAAFFKSLSYTHQKEYVNWITEARKPETRQARLDKALEMLRSGIKSR
- a CDS encoding HAD family hydrolase, whose product is MYDAILFDLDGTLLELDNDLFVKSYFGAMAPKLAPWYPKGEFMPIILAATEAMMQSRGDRGLLCDVFREVYDRRSPVPFATLEPVYADFYRNEFEAVRVLSRPLPLARDVLKQAVAITPRIALATIPIFPRIAIDARLAWGNLADFPFSLITSFENMHTSKPNPTYYLEIAHHLGVAPGACLMVGNDYRDDMSASAVGMETFLVLDGALNAHLAHQHPPTYTGSLAELHEFLQQLRTS
- a CDS encoding DUF5060 domain-containing protein — translated: MRKMLLSICILISYNQAHPAATLRLLSDTVPLYEFATLSCDAGRDIANPFISITLSATFISPDGRSFTAEGFYNGGRDWLLRFMPDRTGTWSFSWSFGSDMGSGSLNCVSKRNNHLHGHIRVDGHKLRFDDGTALHWIGGKYIDFDDPYYLTAEHKSVPERYEPARYLPLVHTYLQNIAAKGLNGIVLKSRVLPLNDEGQSMDLGFLANFDQIMQWCMDLGINVQLNLFDTWGKLKPGIAIAGNPDPLNLMLEPHYPGTYVEETRFFIRYMIARYAAYPNTLWELWNEAERQKVSAAEASALYAGYFSQYDPYRLPISASEIQTAAYPLQITSFHAGFKCDPAEWNWTHERTATPSLYKKWVNYDAYGYRYGRPILWNELYPFDGVDDGGGYATNSAAHDWFRATFWGNFTAGCVGTSEFCWAPIDQVPNKVTDYHSYFAKFLSYLKDFNALEPADSEVECSAGTATLCRKKGKEYVIYHFTKNRGSQTTINVKLPAGTYYHQFYDPKTGETVSIRGMITRGSEGWQSFYTPSFNQDIVLYLIESSYYGVVTPVELTHFSAARKEGVIELSWRTTSESSNYGFEIERADAAEGPFTLVGFVAGNGTTAVAHDYSWRDPDAGRSPLYYRLIQIDADGTRHASPVVTVAAAAVTAPRARLYPNPGRGAVHLRFHIDHPDQMRLTIFNTLQQIVWQSPWQDGTPGEHEILWNGRTPAGVPAASGLYFYRLEMRNPAPENGKIVGRFVYTP
- the trxA gene encoding thioredoxin — translated: MATTPLTIENFQSTIENNPIVLIDFWAGWCGPCKMFAPTYEAVSAKHSDIVFAKVDTEAQGDLASLFGIQSIPTLAIFRDGILLYREAGAVPEAMLEELIGQVRKLDMDKVRADIAKQEQEQAHEHDCASCAGCGHSH